From the genome of Deinococcus sp. AJ005, one region includes:
- a CDS encoding OFA family MFS transporter: MGFLDREHSVAGPGWSRWLVPPAALAVHLSIGQIYAYSVFNKPLSRLISGDVKAETGASGDWSLFQVGLIFSVALFFLGASSALFGKWVEREGPRKTMFTSALLFCGGFLIAALGVSQHQLWLVLLGNGVIGGIGLGLGYISPVSTLIKWFPDRPGLATGMAIMGFGGGALIGSPLGTALMARFAGDGTLGVGSTFLIMGAVYFLFMLFGAFMVRVPAEGWVPAGFVPKVNTAGGMISNHNVLVDQAFRTPQFWLLFAVLFLNVTAGIGVLGQASVMIQEMFSDKVLGAGNGVTAAAAAGFVGLLSIFNMGGRFFWSTTSDRLGRKPTYMIFFVLGAVLYFLIPLFGNSANLILFVIGFCIIISMYGGGFATVPAYLRDLFGTANVGAIHGRLLLAWSAAAIVGPSLVNGFRDSQIKAGIPAAQAYSTVMYIMAGLLVIGFITNLLIRPVASRYWANPTDGQPTPPTRQQAADD, translated from the coding sequence ATGGGATTTCTGGACCGTGAACATTCCGTCGCTGGACCGGGCTGGAGCCGCTGGCTCGTGCCACCGGCAGCGCTGGCCGTACACCTGAGCATCGGGCAGATCTATGCCTACTCAGTCTTCAACAAACCCCTCTCGCGCCTGATCAGCGGCGACGTCAAGGCCGAAACAGGTGCGTCCGGCGACTGGTCCCTGTTTCAGGTGGGCCTGATCTTCAGCGTGGCGCTGTTCTTTCTAGGGGCGAGTTCGGCGCTGTTCGGCAAATGGGTGGAACGCGAGGGACCGCGCAAGACCATGTTCACCAGCGCCCTGCTGTTCTGCGGCGGCTTCCTGATCGCGGCGCTGGGCGTCAGTCAGCATCAGCTCTGGCTGGTGCTGCTGGGCAACGGGGTGATCGGCGGGATCGGCCTGGGCCTGGGGTATATCAGCCCGGTCAGCACGCTGATCAAATGGTTCCCGGACCGGCCAGGACTGGCCACCGGCATGGCCATCATGGGCTTCGGCGGCGGCGCGCTGATCGGCAGCCCGCTGGGCACCGCACTGATGGCCCGCTTCGCCGGAGACGGCACGCTGGGCGTCGGCTCGACGTTCCTGATCATGGGCGCGGTGTACTTCCTGTTCATGCTCTTCGGCGCGTTCATGGTGCGTGTCCCCGCCGAGGGCTGGGTGCCAGCAGGGTTTGTGCCCAAGGTCAATACGGCGGGCGGCATGATTTCCAACCACAACGTTCTGGTGGATCAGGCCTTCCGTACCCCGCAGTTCTGGCTGCTGTTCGCCGTGCTGTTCCTGAACGTGACTGCCGGGATCGGCGTTCTCGGGCAGGCCAGCGTCATGATCCAGGAGATGTTCAGCGACAAGGTGCTTGGGGCCGGGAACGGCGTGACCGCCGCCGCCGCCGCCGGGTTCGTGGGTCTGCTCAGCATCTTCAACATGGGTGGCCGGTTCTTCTGGTCCACGACCAGTGACCGCCTCGGGCGCAAGCCCACCTACATGATCTTCTTTGTGCTGGGTGCGGTGCTGTACTTCCTGATTCCGCTGTTCGGCAACTCGGCCAACCTGATCCTGTTCGTGATCGGCTTTTGCATCATCATCAGCATGTACGGCGGCGGCTTTGCCACGGTGCCCGCTTACCTGCGGGACCTGTTCGGCACCGCCAACGTGGGGGCCATTCACGGACGGCTGCTGCTGGCCTGGAGCGCGGCGGCCATCGTGGGGCCAAGCCTGGTCAACGGCTTCCGCGACAGCCAGATCAAGGCGGGCATTCCCGCTGCCCAGGCGTATTCGACGGTCATGTACATCATGGCGGGCCTGCTGGTCATCGGCTTTATTACTAACCTGCTCATTCGCCCGGTGGCCAGCCGGTACTGGGCCAACCCCACAGATGGTCAGCCCACCCCACCCACCAGACAGCAGGCCGCTGATGACTGA
- a CDS encoding 3'-5' exonuclease yields the protein MSLTLRQPIIFLDVETGGRDPARHPLLTIGAVTLGEDGQISRPIHLLVKHPEYCVEPGALEVTGIDILEHDRAAQPPEAVADALREYAAGLGRVMLGGHNFNFDLRFLRPLLPDLRKVFRSGHVDTKLTAQFLIHAGVLPHQIGTPLSQLTEHFGIEYAAHNALEDATATAKVYVELLRLVGAGREAST from the coding sequence ATGTCTCTGACCCTGCGCCAGCCGATCATCTTTCTGGACGTGGAAACCGGAGGGCGTGACCCGGCCCGCCATCCACTGCTGACCATTGGCGCGGTGACGTTGGGCGAGGACGGCCAGATATCGCGCCCCATCCATCTGCTGGTCAAGCACCCTGAATACTGCGTGGAACCGGGTGCGCTGGAAGTGACGGGCATCGACATCCTGGAACATGACCGCGCCGCCCAGCCGCCGGAAGCCGTGGCCGACGCCCTGCGCGAGTACGCTGCCGGGCTGGGCCGCGTGATGCTGGGCGGGCATAACTTTAACTTCGATCTGCGCTTTCTGCGCCCCCTGCTGCCCGATCTCCGCAAGGTGTTCAGGAGCGGGCATGTGGACACCAAACTGACCGCCCAGTTCCTGATCCACGCCGGGGTGCTGCCCCACCAGATCGGCACGCCGCTGTCTCAGCTCACAGAGCATTTTGGAATCGAGTACGCGGCCCATAACGCCTTGGAAGACGCCACCGCGACAGCAAAAGTCTATGTGGAGTTGTTGCGGCTGGTGGGGGCTGGGCGCGAGGCTTCCACCTAG
- a CDS encoding DUF1641 domain-containing protein, whose amino-acid sequence MAKALDFTPREPTPQERLHSGVEDSTAALEEGLYLLRQLHEHGVLDVLGKTVRGGEGLTASLLHLAGGESGTTLLRNVTELGKTLAALDPREVSVLGQAVTTGVNEGARHVAAGKGIGLGELLGLLKDRDVQVALGALMAVLKGAGRALREANGETVKTANQAEVGR is encoded by the coding sequence ATGGCTAAGGCGCTTGATTTCACCCCCCGCGAACCCACACCGCAGGAACGCCTGCACTCGGGCGTCGAGGACTCGACCGCCGCGCTTGAGGAAGGGCTGTACCTGCTGCGGCAACTGCACGAGCATGGGGTGCTGGACGTGCTGGGCAAAACCGTGCGCGGCGGCGAGGGCCTGACCGCGTCGCTGCTGCACCTTGCGGGCGGCGAAAGTGGCACCACCCTGCTGCGGAACGTTACGGAGCTGGGCAAGACGCTGGCTGCCCTGGACCCACGCGAGGTCAGCGTCCTGGGTCAGGCCGTGACCACCGGCGTGAACGAGGGAGCGCGGCACGTCGCCGCCGGGAAAGGCATCGGCCTGGGCGAACTGCTGGGCCTGCTCAAAGACCGGGACGTGCAGGTGGCCCTGGGCGCGCTGATGGCGGTTCTGAAGGGCGCGGGCCGGGCGCTACGTGAGGCCAATGGCGAGACCGTCAAGACCGCCAATCAGGCCGAGGTGGGCCGCTGA
- a CDS encoding AzlD domain-containing protein — protein MSIAVVIVLMWAVTYPMRWLGLNLGRVKLPPFWLAFLNFVPVSVIAALIVPEVLGSPEWPRRLLASVVGGLVVWRSGNLALGILGGFAAYWAVRALAG, from the coding sequence ATGAGCATCGCCGTCGTGATCGTGCTGATGTGGGCCGTGACCTACCCGATGCGCTGGCTGGGGCTGAATCTGGGCCGGGTGAAACTTCCGCCGTTCTGGCTGGCCTTCCTCAATTTCGTGCCCGTCAGCGTGATCGCCGCCCTGATCGTGCCGGAAGTGCTGGGCAGCCCCGAATGGCCGCGCCGCCTGCTGGCCAGCGTGGTGGGCGGGCTGGTGGTGTGGCGCAGCGGCAACCTCGCGCTGGGCATTCTGGGCGGCTTTGCGGCGTACTGGGCGGTGCGGGCGCTGGCGGGGTAG
- a CDS encoding alpha/beta fold hydrolase has translation MTRLTSRGRTRLALPPRVRFWLGVILALVLGYLIALGQSAVVRPPLVIGQDAVPPSGQAVGVTSTLENEGGAFINIKPSGEAKTLLVYYPGGLVRPQAYEWLGRALAADGVQTVIPVFPLDLAVTGINRADALIKKFGAGKTVVIAGHSLGGAMAAQYAKGHTDQLKGMILMGAYPAGNVSLKDTSLPVLSLLAENDRVADPANVRDGLNRLPASAKLTVIPGSVHSFFGRYGPQKGDGLPTVTHAAAEAEILTAIKAFIATLPTP, from the coding sequence ATGACCCGTCTGACCTCCCGTGGCCGCACCCGCCTCGCCCTGCCGCCGCGCGTGCGCTTCTGGCTGGGGGTCATCCTGGCACTGGTGCTGGGCTACCTGATCGCTCTGGGCCAGAGCGCTGTCGTGCGCCCCCCGCTGGTGATCGGGCAGGACGCCGTGCCTCCCTCCGGTCAGGCGGTGGGCGTGACCTCCACGCTAGAAAACGAGGGCGGCGCGTTTATCAATATCAAGCCCAGCGGCGAGGCGAAAACATTGCTCGTGTACTACCCTGGCGGCCTCGTTCGTCCGCAAGCCTACGAGTGGCTAGGCCGCGCGCTGGCAGCAGACGGCGTGCAGACCGTGATTCCGGTGTTTCCCCTCGATCTGGCTGTGACGGGCATCAACCGCGCCGACGCGCTGATCAAAAAGTTTGGTGCGGGCAAGACCGTGGTGATCGCGGGCCACTCGCTGGGCGGGGCGATGGCGGCGCAGTATGCAAAAGGGCACACTGATCAACTGAAAGGCATGATCCTGATGGGCGCGTATCCAGCAGGCAACGTGAGTCTGAAAGACACCAGCCTCCCGGTGCTGTCGCTGCTGGCTGAGAATGACCGGGTGGCCGATCCTGCCAATGTGCGCGACGGTCTGAACCGTCTGCCTGCCAGCGCCAAATTGACCGTCATTCCCGGCTCGGTCCACAGCTTCTTCGGGCGTTACGGCCCGCAGAAGGGCGACGGCCTGCCCACTGTCACCCACGCGGCGGCGGAAGCGGAGATTCTGACGGCAATCAAGGCGTTTATAGCCACCCTGCCAACTCCGTAA
- a CDS encoding AzlC family ABC transporter permease, with protein sequence MPSSAQVPPFWPAFWRGFRVMLPLWLGMVPFAAAYAVTARASGLSVWETQMMSLTVFAGASQFAAAGLFAGYGMAGGASAIGIVLTTFLLNARHLLYGLSLSRQVSLTRPQRLIAAQFLTDEAYGMVTVKGGQEPGGPSFGYVLGAELSLYVVWNASTLLGALGGAVLPSPEALGVGVIFPLAFLGLLVPMLRGRVTVLVALTSGLAAWGLSRVLPGGLVILLAGVGGALLGAWLTGKKTAVQGAGA encoded by the coding sequence ATGCCCTCGTCTGCCCAGGTTCCGCCGTTCTGGCCCGCGTTCTGGCGCGGCTTCCGGGTCATGCTGCCGCTGTGGCTGGGCATGGTGCCGTTCGCGGCGGCCTACGCGGTTACGGCGCGGGCCTCGGGCCTGAGCGTGTGGGAAACACAGATGATGAGCCTGACCGTGTTTGCAGGGGCCTCGCAGTTCGCAGCGGCGGGCCTGTTCGCGGGGTACGGCATGGCGGGTGGGGCCTCGGCCATCGGCATCGTGCTGACCACCTTCTTGCTGAACGCCCGGCACCTGCTCTACGGCCTGAGCCTGTCGCGGCAGGTTTCGCTGACCCGCCCGCAACGCCTGATCGCCGCGCAATTTCTGACCGACGAGGCTTACGGCATGGTCACGGTCAAGGGAGGACAGGAGCCGGGCGGCCCCAGCTTCGGCTACGTGCTGGGCGCGGAACTCAGCCTGTACGTGGTCTGGAACGCCTCCACGTTGCTGGGTGCGCTGGGCGGCGCGGTGCTGCCCTCGCCGGAAGCGCTGGGTGTGGGCGTGATCTTTCCACTGGCCTTCCTAGGCCTGCTGGTGCCGATGCTGCGGGGACGCGTGACTGTGCTGGTGGCGCTGACCTCCGGGCTGGCGGCGTGGGGCCTGTCTCGCGTGCTGCCCGGCGGTCTGGTGATCCTGCTGGCCGGGGTGGGCGGCGCACTGCTGGGCGCGTGGCTGACAGGCAAAAAGACCGCCGTTCAGGGGGCGGGCGCATGA
- a CDS encoding OmpH family outer membrane protein gives MKITAKSLAPVAIVAAFGLGTLAPHAQTPAQKIGFVNVATLLAAHPNDKDIKAIQAKADAELQVLDTQVKAIDAKGAAATAADKQQRDTLVKTIQAKAADYDKQIDPKITAVEKAVDTAVGVIAKSNGYAVVMDRDVAAKSGLVIYADPGTDVTAAAVKALKP, from the coding sequence ATGAAGATCACCGCCAAATCCCTGGCCCCTGTGGCCATCGTCGCCGCCTTCGGGCTGGGCACCCTCGCCCCGCACGCCCAGACCCCTGCCCAGAAGATCGGTTTCGTGAACGTGGCGACGCTGCTGGCCGCCCACCCCAACGACAAGGACATCAAGGCCATCCAGGCCAAGGCCGACGCCGAGTTGCAGGTTCTGGACACGCAGGTCAAGGCCATCGACGCCAAGGGTGCCGCTGCCACCGCCGCCGACAAGCAGCAGCGTGACACCCTGGTCAAGACCATCCAGGCCAAGGCCGCCGACTACGATAAGCAGATCGATCCCAAGATCACGGCAGTCGAGAAAGCCGTGGACACCGCCGTGGGCGTGATTGCCAAGTCCAACGGCTACGCGGTGGTCATGGACCGTGACGTGGCCGCCAAGAGCGGACTGGTCATCTACGCCGATCCCGGCACCGATGTCACCGCCGCCGCCGTCAAGGCCCTGAAGCCCTGA
- the fdhF gene encoding formate dehydrogenase subunit alpha, translating into MQQTDHLPTPNDAHIRSTLGPTRPASGPAVDIQIDGATFKAFTGEPLVDAINRAKIELAQVCYHPQLGPIQTCDTCSVEIDGQLGRACGTNVAAGMVVKTQTIAARAAQRDAYDRIVSNHDLYCTVCDNNNGNCTVHNTLGVLGIQHQTRPFQPKGYAKDDSNPFYRYDPDQCILCGRCVEACQNVQVNETLSINWEAEQPRVLWDGGKPIGESSCVSCGHCVTVCPCNALQEKSMLGQAGMFTGIPLPVFDAAVDVVKGVEASAGLKPIMNVSDIESAARDRYIKKTKTVCTYCGVGCSFDVWTDERHILKVEPGLGHANGISTCVKGKFGWDYVNSGDRLTAPLIRDGDRFREASWDEALDFVARRFMEIREQHGPDALAFVASSKASNEEAFLVQKFARQVIGTNNVDNCSRYCQSPASKGLSLTVGIGGDSGTIKDIENASLIITVGSNTAESHPVLATRVKRAQKLGHTKVVVFDIREHELATRADQFLRPKPGTDFVWLGAVSKFILDNGLENTAFLAERVNGLDGFRESIKEFTLEYAEKETGLSAATLEALARQIAAEERVCILWAMGVTQQCGGTDTSAAISNLLLITGNYGRLGTGAYPLRGHNNVQGASDMGAMPDQVSGYQNVTDELTVQRHQREWGVTLRPERGLDNTQMLDAAIDGKLKAMWITGEEMSLTDANANHLQEGFEALEFLVVQDLYFTNTARYADVVFPAAASLEKEGTFTNTERRMQRLYEVMPPLKGTKPDWQIYMGVADRMGHRWGYTHPSEIMAEIARLTPFFAGVTYERLEGYNTLCWPVAEDGTDQPLLYTERFNFPDGKARLYAGEYRPREQAPNEEFDLHLNSGRMLEHFHEGNMTFRVEGIAVTAPDAFVEVSQELAAERQIQSGQWVRLVSAHGAVRLQALVTGRVSDNELYVPMNARKAQDAVNHLTGSQGDAITNTPAYKDNRVRMEILGDVGANPLPARNFRWGHPTPQTGVEVERKWARPDYVYPGGELPMLGDSLNARVDALGADD; encoded by the coding sequence ATGCAGCAAACGGACCATCTACCCACCCCCAACGACGCCCACATCCGCTCCACGCTGGGACCGACACGGCCAGCCAGCGGGCCAGCGGTGGACATTCAGATCGACGGGGCCACGTTCAAGGCATTCACCGGCGAACCCCTGGTAGACGCCATCAACCGCGCAAAGATCGAGCTGGCGCAGGTCTGCTACCACCCGCAACTGGGGCCGATCCAGACCTGCGACACCTGCTCGGTGGAGATCGACGGACAGCTCGGGCGGGCCTGCGGCACGAACGTCGCAGCAGGCATGGTGGTGAAAACGCAGACCATTGCAGCGCGTGCAGCGCAGCGGGACGCTTATGACCGGATCGTGAGCAACCACGACCTGTACTGCACGGTCTGCGACAATAACAACGGCAACTGCACCGTCCACAACACGCTGGGGGTGCTGGGCATCCAACACCAGACCCGGCCCTTTCAGCCCAAGGGCTACGCCAAGGACGACTCCAACCCCTTTTACCGCTATGACCCGGACCAGTGCATCCTGTGCGGGCGCTGCGTGGAAGCCTGCCAGAACGTGCAGGTCAACGAAACCCTGAGCATCAACTGGGAGGCCGAGCAGCCGCGCGTGCTGTGGGACGGTGGCAAGCCCATCGGCGAATCGAGTTGCGTGAGCTGCGGCCACTGCGTCACGGTCTGCCCGTGCAATGCGCTCCAGGAAAAGTCAATGCTGGGGCAGGCGGGCATGTTCACCGGCATTCCACTGCCAGTGTTCGACGCGGCTGTGGACGTGGTCAAGGGCGTGGAGGCCAGCGCGGGCCTGAAGCCGATCATGAACGTCTCGGACATCGAGTCGGCGGCGCGTGACCGATACATCAAAAAGACCAAGACCGTCTGCACCTACTGCGGTGTGGGCTGCTCCTTCGACGTGTGGACCGACGAACGGCACATCCTGAAAGTCGAGCCGGGGCTGGGCCACGCCAACGGCATCAGCACCTGTGTGAAGGGCAAGTTCGGCTGGGACTACGTCAATTCCGGCGACCGCCTGACCGCACCCCTGATCCGCGACGGCGACCGCTTCCGCGAGGCGAGCTGGGACGAGGCGCTGGACTTTGTCGCCCGCCGCTTCATGGAAATCCGGGAGCAGCACGGCCCGGACGCGCTGGCCTTCGTGGCCAGCAGCAAGGCCAGCAATGAGGAAGCGTTCCTGGTACAGAAGTTCGCGCGGCAAGTGATTGGCACCAACAATGTCGACAACTGCTCGCGCTATTGCCAGTCGCCCGCCAGCAAGGGCCTGTCGCTGACCGTGGGCATCGGCGGCGATAGCGGCACCATCAAGGACATCGAGAACGCCAGCCTGATCATCACGGTGGGCAGCAACACCGCCGAGAGTCACCCGGTCCTGGCCACCCGCGTGAAGCGGGCGCAGAAGCTGGGCCACACGAAGGTGGTCGTGTTCGACATCCGTGAGCATGAACTCGCCACACGTGCCGATCAGTTCCTGCGGCCCAAACCCGGCACCGACTTCGTGTGGTTGGGCGCAGTCAGCAAGTTCATCCTGGACAACGGTCTGGAGAACACGGCTTTCCTGGCCGAGCGGGTCAACGGTCTGGACGGGTTCCGCGAGTCCATCAAGGAATTCACGCTGGAGTACGCCGAGAAGGAAACTGGCCTGAGCGCCGCCACCCTGGAAGCCCTGGCCCGCCAGATCGCCGCCGAGGAGCGCGTGTGTATCCTGTGGGCGATGGGCGTCACCCAGCAGTGCGGCGGCACCGATACCAGCGCGGCCATTTCCAACCTGCTGCTGATCACCGGCAACTACGGCAGACTGGGCACCGGGGCGTACCCGCTACGGGGGCACAACAACGTGCAGGGCGCGTCGGACATGGGGGCCATGCCCGATCAGGTCAGCGGCTACCAGAATGTGACCGACGAACTGACCGTGCAGCGACACCAGCGCGAGTGGGGCGTCACCCTGCGCCCGGAGCGCGGCCTGGACAATACGCAGATGCTGGACGCCGCCATTGACGGCAAGCTCAAGGCGATGTGGATCACCGGCGAGGAGATGAGCCTCACCGACGCCAATGCCAACCACTTGCAGGAGGGCTTTGAGGCGCTGGAATTCCTAGTGGTGCAGGACCTGTACTTCACCAACACCGCCCGGTACGCGGACGTGGTCTTCCCGGCTGCCGCGTCGCTGGAAAAGGAAGGCACATTTACCAACACCGAGCGCCGCATGCAGCGCCTGTACGAGGTCATGCCGCCCCTCAAGGGCACCAAACCCGACTGGCAGATCTACATGGGCGTGGCGGACCGCATGGGCCACCGCTGGGGCTACACCCACCCGTCCGAGATCATGGCCGAGATCGCGCGCCTGACGCCGTTCTTTGCGGGTGTGACCTATGAGCGCCTGGAGGGCTACAACACCCTGTGCTGGCCGGTGGCCGAGGACGGCACGGACCAGCCGCTGCTGTACACCGAGCGCTTCAACTTCCCGGATGGCAAGGCCCGCCTGTACGCCGGGGAATACCGTCCCCGCGAGCAGGCCCCCAACGAAGAGTTCGATCTGCACCTCAACTCGGGGCGCATGCTCGAACACTTCCACGAGGGCAACATGACCTTCCGGGTGGAGGGCATCGCCGTGACCGCGCCCGACGCGTTCGTGGAGGTCAGCCAAGAACTGGCCGCCGAGCGCCAGATCCAGAGCGGGCAGTGGGTGCGGCTGGTCAGTGCGCACGGCGCGGTCCGGCTTCAGGCTCTGGTGACGGGCCGCGTCAGCGACAACGAGCTATACGTGCCCATGAACGCCCGCAAGGCCCAGGACGCCGTGAACCACCTGACTGGTTCCCAGGGTGACGCGATCACCAACACGCCCGCCTACAAGGACAACCGCGTCCGTATGGAAATCCTGGGCGATGTCGGCGCGAACCCGCTGCCAGCCCGCAACTTCCGGTGGGGTCACCCCACGCCCCAGACGGGTGTGGAGGTCGAGCGCAAGTGGGCGCGGCCCGACTACGTCTATCCAGGCGGCGAACTGCCGATGCTCGGTGACAGCCTCAACGCCCGGGTCGACGCCCTGGGCGCGGACGACTGA
- a CDS encoding PASTA domain-containing protein, producing MTGQASDAGTNPKMTTIDGKYGVLRELSRHGNVTLSEVRAAEGVTRQVAWFEIATPADRQAFHAYRSVLRALNPLGLTDIVARPGAYYAVWQTVNGTPLEGVLAQPKKRQETVDNIRSMAARLAEHGYALGDADIVMDADEARIAYLRALQLPRTPEDIASRNAQVLSALKDGKVRRKRQPGAWLAFIPGLLFLGGAGYLGAQAAQIYLNPPVREVAGVGGQEARAAAKKLTGAGFRVAYTEGQVGNQGVGTIIRQDPPAGTNLPIGRLVTLTVNNPPSIEVPKLEEQNLDQARSTLKDRSMVLGKVLKVDGTLTNTPEGRIVSQLPEAGSPAQRGQPIQVMVSTGISGQETWLPLLTGLTVDQAREYARVAGLVVTKVSEQPSDKPPGSVLEQTPAPFVRVDVGSPVTLSVAVARYSAPSRAAGSLPLPPPPVPKPPPEPTPVEPQPVPQDPQPLPQEQIPVPQEPPGTTVPTPQEIPATPPDTSVPTPPDTASPNNTAPETTAPQTRSVNFQYTFPADLPAGTYSVVVSDAGGERQILQATDASQLAGRNANSSQPVQVTGDAVFIVRRDGADYATVTPN from the coding sequence ATGACGGGGCAGGCGAGCGACGCGGGGACGAACCCCAAAATGACGACCATCGACGGCAAGTACGGCGTGCTGCGGGAGCTGTCTAGGCACGGCAACGTGACCCTGTCGGAGGTCCGGGCCGCCGAGGGCGTGACCCGGCAGGTGGCGTGGTTCGAGATCGCCACCCCGGCAGACCGGCAGGCGTTCCACGCGTACCGCTCGGTGCTACGCGCCCTGAACCCGCTGGGCCTGACCGATATCGTGGCGCGGCCCGGCGCGTATTACGCGGTCTGGCAGACGGTGAACGGCACCCCGCTGGAAGGCGTGCTGGCGCAGCCCAAGAAGCGCCAGGAGACGGTGGACAACATCCGCAGCATGGCCGCCCGACTGGCCGAACACGGCTACGCCTTGGGCGACGCTGATATCGTGATGGATGCAGACGAAGCCCGCATCGCCTACCTGCGCGCCCTGCAACTGCCGCGCACGCCCGAGGACATCGCCTCGCGCAACGCCCAGGTGCTGTCGGCCCTCAAGGACGGCAAGGTCCGGCGCAAGCGGCAGCCCGGCGCGTGGCTGGCTTTCATTCCTGGGCTGCTGTTTCTGGGCGGCGCGGGCTATCTGGGCGCGCAGGCCGCGCAGATCTACCTGAATCCCCCGGTGCGCGAGGTGGCAGGTGTGGGCGGCCAGGAGGCGCGGGCCGCCGCCAAAAAACTGACCGGAGCAGGCTTCCGGGTGGCCTACACCGAGGGACAGGTGGGCAACCAGGGCGTCGGCACAATCATCCGGCAGGACCCACCCGCCGGCACCAACCTGCCGATAGGCCGACTGGTCACGCTGACGGTCAACAACCCGCCGTCCATCGAGGTGCCCAAGCTGGAAGAGCAGAACCTGGATCAGGCCAGAAGCACCCTCAAGGACCGCTCGATGGTACTGGGCAAGGTATTGAAGGTGGACGGCACGCTGACCAACACGCCGGAAGGCCGCATCGTCTCGCAACTGCCCGAGGCCGGATCGCCCGCCCAGCGCGGCCAGCCCATTCAGGTGATGGTCAGTACCGGCATCAGTGGCCAGGAAACCTGGCTGCCCCTGCTGACCGGGCTGACGGTGGATCAGGCGCGCGAGTACGCCCGCGTGGCCGGACTGGTGGTCACAAAGGTCAGCGAGCAGCCCAGCGACAAACCCCCCGGCAGCGTGCTGGAGCAGACACCCGCGCCGTTCGTGCGGGTGGACGTGGGCAGTCCGGTGACCCTGAGTGTGGCGGTGGCCCGCTACAGCGCCCCCAGCCGCGCGGCGGGCAGCCTGCCCCTGCCGCCGCCCCCGGTGCCCAAGCCGCCGCCCGAACCCACTCCCGTGGAGCCGCAGCCCGTACCGCAGGACCCCCAGCCGCTGCCGCAGGAGCAGATTCCAGTCCCGCAGGAGCCGCCGGGCACCACGGTTCCCACGCCGCAGGAGATTCCAGCGACTCCGCCGGATACCTCGGTTCCCACTCCACCGGACACCGCCAGCCCGAACAACACGGCTCCTGAAACCACGGCCCCGCAGACCCGTAGCGTCAATTTCCAGTACACCTTTCCCGCCGATCTGCCTGCGGGCACCTACAGCGTGGTGGTCAGCGACGCGGGCGGCGAACGCCAGATTTTGCAGGCCACCGACGCCTCGCAACTGGCCGGACGCAACGCCAACAGTTCTCAGCCTGTGCAGGTGACCGGGGATGCCGTGTTCATCGTGCGCCGCGATGGGGCCGACTACGCCACCGTCACGCCCAATTAA
- a CDS encoding formate dehydrogenase accessory sulfurtransferase FdhD, producing the protein MDAQPGAQGVAHLPVRLYRNERWAHREDAVAVEEPLELRLHTPNRELPLGVLMRTPGHDHELLLGWLVSEGLLPQEFTLGVDPENANVWHLHTPEHERLAAGARLAVSSSACGVCGSGSVEQLLSRASGPLWTAGLISAALLAGLPERLRETQAGFRDTGGMHGAALFTWAGTFLCSREDVGRHNAVDKVVGARRPGLPLTDHVLVVSSRAGFEIVQKAVTAGIGMVVAVGAATSLAVDTAAVFGVTLCGFTREGRLTVYSGEDRVRGAAD; encoded by the coding sequence GTGGACGCGCAGCCAGGCGCACAGGGCGTTGCTCACCTGCCCGTCCGGCTGTACCGGAATGAGCGGTGGGCGCACCGTGAGGACGCCGTCGCCGTCGAGGAGCCGCTGGAGTTGCGCCTGCACACCCCGAACCGCGAACTGCCGCTGGGCGTGCTGATGCGGACGCCCGGCCATGACCACGAGCTGCTGCTGGGCTGGCTGGTGTCTGAAGGTCTCTTGCCACAGGAATTTACGCTTGGCGTCGATCCAGAGAACGCCAACGTCTGGCACCTGCACACCCCGGAGCATGAGCGGCTGGCGGCAGGGGCTAGGCTGGCCGTGTCGTCGAGTGCGTGTGGGGTGTGCGGTTCGGGCAGCGTCGAGCAACTGCTGAGCCGGGCCTCGGGCCCGCTCTGGACAGCCGGGCTGATCAGCGCCGCCCTGCTGGCGGGTCTACCGGAGCGGCTGCGGGAAACCCAGGCCGGATTCCGGGACACCGGCGGGATGCACGGCGCGGCGCTGTTCACCTGGGCAGGCACTTTTCTGTGTTCCCGCGAGGACGTCGGGCGGCACAACGCCGTGGACAAGGTGGTGGGGGCCCGCAGACCCGGCCTGCCGCTGACTGACCATGTGCTGGTTGTCAGCAGCCGTGCAGGCTTCGAGATCGTGCAGAAAGCTGTGACTGCCGGAATCGGGATGGTTGTGGCCGTGGGCGCAGCCACCAGTCTCGCGGTGGATACCGCAGCCGTCTTTGGGGTCACGCTGTGCGGTTTTACGCGCGAAGGGCGGCTGACGGTGTACTCGGGGGAAGACCGGGTGAGGGGGGCTGCGGACTGA